agaCTTAATAAAACCaagtattataaatataataaagaaaaaatcattattgcgaaaaaaatatatcttggGAACACACATTTCTTCTCAATAATTACCTTCCtcctaataattaaaaaaaaaaaaaatcttcttttgATAACCAGCATACTTCACTTGACATTTGGTTAAGAATTCTTTTAGTTAGTAGCatgaaaatagataaaatattggttatatatatttgaactgaggtttcattttttaaaattatacacaATTGTGTGGCCTAAGGCACTAAGGTATACAGAATTATCTTACAAAAATGTATCACGTATTAATCGTGCTAAAACCCGAGACGATAATCTGCTTAAAACATCAGGAAGCACTTTAACAGAGATGCCCGGCAGCACTGGGAGAAGCTCTTGAATAATTTGAGGAATATTCAATCCCTAAGACACCACAAACAAAacgacaaataaataaataactatctTGAACTGCATTTAGAgtttttttattggttaaaaTTGATAGGGAACTATAACGATTGAAGagattcaataaataaaatgagaccagccaaattttgtaatttttaataaatttcaagttTGTTCAAAAGTGTGTGCTTGCATTATGATTTTAGGGGGGAATTCTTCATTACCTGATCAGATGTTCTTGATAGGGAACTTCCTGCAGTCAAGAATTCCACCACCATCTGCACATTGTTCAATATAACTTCATCCTCTTCAGTTATGCTGGGTATTAGAGCCGCCGGCTTAAAGGGTCCCACGGTAGGTACCATACTGAAAACAGGGGTTGCATTCTGAATTCCTAGTATGGACATTGTTCTCACCAGTTGTTCCCTTGTTACTGCATCAATGCCCTTAACAATCTGCTTCCACCAGCAATAAAGTCAGTCAAATATTTGGAAGCCATAAACTCCATAAATGCTCAGAAGGGAGGCATTAGAAGTCATTTAAATTTCAGTAACTTCAACAGACTAGTTTCTCGCACACCATTATTTTGTTATGATTTATGACAGTGGTAACACATTACATACTACAAAACTATGTTTACCACAACCACAAATGTAATAGAATTAACTAAGCAAGCATAAAATTCACATAATCCAATTAAATATCttgaaatatttacatatttcatGTATtctagtgttttcttttttagaataataactATGTCCATGTAGGTGCATGCAATGATGCAACTATCTATTAATACTCCCATCCCTATACAATATTATAGAGGTTCCCCAATTGAAAATCATAATGAATGCAGTCAATTCTTTGTGCTGACATCAAATCTGAACGATCATGTCAATACTTGTGATAAAATGTGTTCCATACTAGAAGACCATAAGAAGTTCGGCTAAACACAACAATAATTGGATATGCAAAGTTCTAGCTCATCTTGATCTCGTGTCTTTATGCTGCCAAGAGGTTCCCCAAGTTCTgttgtttcatttattttcattttttttttcctgtttttgGTGGCTAGCTTTTTCTAATTGCAAATTAAGCAGCTACTAGGGCTACAATTATCACCAGACTAgtcaagaaattttaaattgatatggTTATAAGTACTACTACTAAGTATGCATTATACCAataccttcattttttttttcaagttaagCTTTCAATAATACATCTTATGAATTGAAGTATCAATTCCCTTCAGTAACCAGATACAAGACATGATTTGAAACATAATATGGAACACATGTTATGAATTGTAATTGAAATATTCTCCATCAATTTAAGAAATGTCACTATTGACCCAATAACTACTGAAACACAAATCATATTATGTATAAAAGATTTCTTTTGGTATTATGATAAAGAAAACTATTAACAAAGAAGACATGCAAATAAAATATCCTTAAAGACACAGCCCAAAATGAAGGGGAAAACAGAAAACTTCATCAATGTTCCTGGGtttaattcaaaagaaaatatgcatAGCATAGAACATTGAGCGAATTGAATGTCACGAATTATTTCAACAAATAGTACATCTATTTCTCACATGTAAGTAGATAAACATTGAAAGTCTGAATTTAGAAACTTCTACAGATTTTAGTTTTATACTACTTGTAGGgtacaacaaacaaacaacaaatcaaaGAGCAAAGGACAAGAAggtgaaaataaatatttcttccGGAAAGAGTAAATAACAAAATTCCTTTGCAAATAGAAAGATCCAAAGTAAGCAAGATAtgaaactatatttaaaaacattgatAACTATCAGTtgaaaaaggtgtttttagATATAGAACGAGGAAAAGAAGTGAAATACAGAGTaacaaaaaattgttattaaaatgtGACAATGTACTTGTACATTCATAAAACTGCTAACAGTTGTTTATACTAATCACGACCctattttaaagaaagaaatcatGATAGGATAATTAGATATGGTAACTATTCGAAGAGGACAATCAAATatgtgataaaatattttttctatttccaTATATTCTAATGACAACAAACAAATGTTTCTTCAGGGCCTCAAGAGAGTACCTCATCCAAAAGAAATTCTCGGAAAAAATTCCCCCTGTCAGACAACAGAAACGCTAAAGCTGCCCTTGTTTGCACTGGCTGCTGTGGTTGAGGAATAACAGATTGGATTCCTGGCAACAAATATTCTGACTGGCTGGTAGTAAGAATCCCAAGCTCAGCCATATTCCCATTCATATCCTCTCCACCACCACTTTTGGCAGctgtaataaaattttcaaaggcTTGCATGACATCAATAAATCTTTCAGCATCAAAAACTCCAGATTTCCCATATATAGTGTAACGTAGAGCATCCCTTAGCCGAGGAGATTCATCAGTGAGGAGCCTCTataagagaaaattattaatatcaattcAGATTACTCAGAATAATCAAAAGAATGTACTAAAATAACACCAGTCAGTTTGCAGTGTGTGGGGATGCAAAATCATAGCGGTTCCATGTTCAAAGCAATAAACTGGACGAGGAGATTCATTCTTTTGTGTCAAgtgaaaacaattaaaaactaGTCAAGAATTATGATTGGAGAAAATTTTGATGAAGTGTTTATTCTAATTAATAACACTGAACAGAGGTTGTTGTTCTTCCTATGTATTCTGTTAAAAATTGATATTCCTACTTCATGTGCCTCCTCCAAACTAGGAACACCTCAAATTGAAACAATGTTAGCCCATTATTTCCAGGCGCAGgacaaatttttttcattcaatccaCATGCTGTTGGCTTCATTCCTTTTTCCATTGAATGATATGATCTAACCAATATAGCCCAATAAAATCTCGCTGACTTTCCCTTTAGCACAGTTCATGATTCCGTTCTTGGAAATAAAAACCAATGGAGAATCTTATGCATCAAGACTCCAAATCTCAAGTAAATACACAGtgatcaattatgcagaaaattaACATGAGCATGTACCCATTGGGAAAGAATATAAGCCAATATCTAAAGAATGAGACAGATAACTAAAAATTCCTCAGGATATTATACCTGAGCAATATACGGATAGGCCTCATCAACGATGGCAAAATCAGAATTTCCTACTAAAGCTATCCCTTCCAGAACACCAATAGCTCTAATTATAAGCGCAAAGTATGGGGGTATCCTGAAAGGATAATCAAAGGTAATTTGAGCTAAATCTGAAGCCAGCTCCTGAAAATTGATGTTTTTAGCCCCTCCACCTTCTAATGCCTGATCAAAAACCTTGGCAAGGACAGGCAAGATAGGCTCCAAATTGACACCATCTGGAATGAATCCAAGTTTAACAAAGTCTTTTACTATGGCTGGATAATCCCGATGAATAAGATGAGCAATTGCTTCAATCATGCCATACTTTTGATCATCTGTCAGTTTTGTCACAAGCCCTGGGTGAAACATAAAACTTCCATCATTTGTCATGATAACTAGGATCTTGGAACAAAACTAAACTAAGCAATATAGTTTTTCATTCATGTCATTAGAACCACTGTGAAGAACAATATCCAGGCACAGTTACAAATAAAGCACCacacttttctatttttttttaaagataggCGATAAACAACGTCCTAAAAAAATTGGCATGCTTCCAATTCCTGTTTGCTTCTATACTCTTATAAATTcacatttaattttcaatagACAAATTGTTCTTGGTGAACCACAACAAGAGTTAAATTGCATCATTAGGTAATGGAAGCACTTGTTTTATATTTAGAGTGTatgggaaaaaaaaattctctctaTTCCCATCTTTAAATTGAACAATCCTAAAATCTCCAACAATACCTTTCCCAATAATCCTTAGTTGCTAAATATAGAAAGTATTGAAGATTGTTTTTAACTTATCccatacattaaatatatagttcaccaaaaataataaattaaatataattattctttctTAAATACTTTCTTTGTATAGAATTACAAAGATTCGTAAGAAGATAAAGTTACAACtcattcattcaatttaatattgaaaatatttcataaattactgaaagaaacaattttctaaaatagttttttaaaataattttctgaatCTTATCTAATTAATCTTTAACCAGTAACTATATACTTTTCAAATTCGTCGTATGATCAGGAATGGATATTCCTTTTCCAGCCAAAAAAAAGTGGATATTTcatttccaaattaaaaatgcaaaattgaaaaaaccaTGATGATAAATGGTGCTATGAAAATATCCTCTTCatgattatatattaaatatatagtttctttcttataatacttcattaaataacaattattaccCGACTTAACAGCGGACCTAGCATTAAACGAAGAAGTGGCATCTACCTCTCCctaatcacaaataaaaaaattaatctacaaatataaaataattcagtactaattacaacaataaaaaattaccaaAGTCAAGTATGGCAAGCTTTCCATCAGGAGTGCGGATCAAATTTCCCGGATGTGGATCAGCATGAAAAAATCCAGTATCAAGAAgctgaaataaaatgaaaatatattaatacaaaatatagaATAGCTAAGccagaatttatttattaatatataacaatattttcttggaatataAGACTGCTTGCACACTTGTAAATTGCAATAGCCATAGTCAATGCAATATGCACATGGACCTAAGTTTGGGAATGTCATCGTGGGTTACATAACGGGCTACTGAATAAggataaataatcaaatatataagatGAATGATATACAATGACTGCATAGAGAAATGTCAGCTGAAAGCTGAGTGATTCTAATGCATAATACCAGAAAAAGTACCAAAATTACCTGTTTCAGATAGCAGATGACTCCAACATTAACTAGCTCTCCAACATCACTTTCTGTGCTCTGTGAAAGCTTCTCTCCATCAATCCATTCTGTGGTAAGAACCCTTCTTGATGTATATTTATGATAGGTTCTTGGTATGACAACCTGAAACTAAAACTGTCAGAAGATACAAGAAAATTCTCCATGACCACTTACACTATTTGCTGATACTGATGAGCGTTGgcttaaagtaatataattccATCCTGATAAAAACTCAGccttgtttctttttaatttttcttccatGAAATAAAGCATTAGTTCATTTAGAGTACTCATACAATGTGAATGAAGTTATATAGGTGTTTCTACTTTCTGTAAAGTACAAACCCACAAATCAGTACTCCACTATACATTCGAGTAGCTACATATACATCTATAAACAGCCAAAAATTTTgaggagaaaaatgaaaaagaaataactatTGTCCCTATCACTCATTCCAGACACCTGATATCGTTATCATTTGTCTTGAACAatgaaaagcaaaagcaaaagatTTGAGAACAAGATATATGTATTATGTTCAGACAGTCTCGTTTTACTAAATTTGGAAGTTTAGATATTGGCTATAATCCATGTGCTCTTAGGTCCCATAGTGAGAGACAGCTGACTTCTAGTTTTCTCTGGTGTAAGAAACTTACTAAAAATTTTAGAAGGTTAGAAAGGCTTTTTCTATTCAGTCACTAAATCAAATTAATGGTCATCCATCTAAATAACATATCCTTATTTTCCCTTTCTGAGCTCAAGTATGAGTTAGTTGGGGATGTCagataattaaatgaaatttccTTTGTACAGCAGCAGGTTATTATAAGGAAGATGATCTAGTTAGTGAATTAAGATGTTTGCTGTGAAGCACAGGCCTAGAAAAGAGAATGGTTGGATCACTTACGACTACCATCATCTGATTCACCATATATATTGAAGTtgagtaaaagaaaatgtatgaTTTATacatgattaaaatttaaaagtggtaaaaaatgaaaaatgaaaaattaacagACTTGCCTGCGGTAGGTCTTTCCTCATCATTTCAGCAAAACGGTTCCCATTTTCACCTTCATTCACATAGTCCAATTCCTCAAAAAATCGAGCAGCCCACTCATCAACCAACCCAACCACGTCAATAGAGACCTGAAAAATATTAGGTAAAAGGAGGTTTGGTTGAGAAAACGacatttatatgattaattaatttagtatcTCTAAGTTACTACCAAGTGTCATCTTTAAGAAATACATTTGGATCCGAATTTAAGTCTCTGCTCTCAAGAATTTTACTTGCCTGAGGAAACTTTCGAAGAGCCAAACCAAGGTTCCTGATAATGAATAAATCAATTGTAACTGTCTCGAGAACAAAAGGCCTTTGCACTTTAACAGCAACCAAATCCCCATTTTCCTTTAGGCGACCCTTATATACTTGTCCAAGAGATGCTGCATAGATTTCAAAGAAAGATAAATACCTGTTGATTAATCAACATAGAGAACCAGCTCTGAGAGACTGTACTTTTCTACTAAGAAAGTAATATATCTAACTGGTTGTCTGGAGAGCTACCAGCAGCAATGGGAGAAGATGATAGCTCAGAATAGATGTTTTGCCATGGCTGACCAAGTTCCTCCTCAATTAGAGCCATAGCCACATCATCAGCAAATGAAGGAACCTTCATATTTTATGGTGTCCCCCCACACCCCCATCAAAAAAAGGCAATCTCAGCAAGAAGAATAACACTTGCAATATCAGAAATCAAGATGAGCCTGTGTGAATGCTTATATGCGATTCTTGTTTAAAGGGATCTTgattctaaataattaaataagctAACAGAAGAAATATtgtaagttatttaaaaaattagaactaaaattttcaaaatgatacCAGTCTAACTTGttacattttttcttaaatgaagAATACGAAATTTGCTTTTACAGTCCTCAAATTGACTGCAGAAATAAATCAAAGTTGTCTAACAAAtcaaattgttaaaagaaaaaaattctcttACTAGGTATTGTCCCAATAACAAAGTATGAGACTTagatatgtattttaaaatagaaacaataacATGTCTTgaagagaaaaacaacaacaaGCTTACTTTATCACAAAGCTTCTGCAGCTCTGTCATTGCTACAGGTGAAAGAATATCAGGTCGAATGCTCAATGCTTGCCCAAGTTTAATGTACGCTGGACCCAAAGATGTCACAATTTCACGTAGCTCAATGGCTCGAGCAACTTCATTCTGGTTATgcaaaaaagacaaaaaaagtgTATCCAAAATGTAACCTTGAAAATCGCATTTTGAACAATGACTACAAAAGATAAGGAACCATTAAAAGCTTAAATATCAACCCCTACATAACACAAAGCTAAAGCCATAAGCTCTTCAATACTGcctatttattcattatttggatataaaacaaaaatgtacaGTATTacttacatatttatataaaatatagtaatacagttaatttatatatttacagTAAACAAAGTCATTAGACACGATTTATATTGAGACATTATCTCATTGTTTCAGTTTCAGCCTTGTAGTAAACTCCAGCTAGGAGGGAAAAAAAAGGCCTTTAATGTTTAACTTGTTACGTTATGTTTATTGTATACTGTATATTGTATAATGACAAGAAACCTTCTATTAAAATTATCACCTTTTCGAAAACTAGAAaacttcttatatatatatttatgttagtGGGTAATTCAGATAGCTATAAGGGTAGTTAGTTATTATGTTATGTTCATTGTCTAGTTTGTATTTTCACCAGTGCGTTTTATTTAGgactattttgtattttttttatataagaaagtattttaattaataaaattcgcttaaaa
This genomic interval from Vigna radiata var. radiata cultivar VC1973A chromosome 8, Vradiata_ver6, whole genome shotgun sequence contains the following:
- the LOC106772276 gene encoding uncharacterized protein LOC106772276, encoding MDAASQLVYCGIDPFHRSSPSPRRRNSLLHLRRRSGRVFAVSAEPKPARQKIVDGANSSRTVNGVSTRIGDVSKEIKRVRAQMEEDEQLATLMRGLRGQNLRDSLFAEDDVELRLVEVEESSEFLPLVYEPASISAYWGKRPRAVATRIVQLLSVAGGFLSRIALDVINKKVKENEVARAIELREIVTSLGPAYIKLGQALSIRPDILSPVAMTELQKLCDKVPSFADDVAMALIEEELGQPWQNIYSELSSSPIAAASLGQVYKGRLKENGDLVAVKVQRPFVLETVTIDLFIIRNLGLALRKFPQVSIDVVGLVDEWAARFFEELDYVNEGENGNRFAEMMRKDLPQVVIPRTYHKYTSRRVLTTEWIDGEKLSQSTESDVGELVNVGVICYLKQLLDTGFFHADPHPGNLIRTPDGKLAILDFGLVTKLTDDQKYGMIEAIAHLIHRDYPAIVKDFVKLGFIPDGVNLEPILPVLAKVFDQALEGGGAKNINFQELASDLAQITFDYPFRIPPYFALIIRAIGVLEGIALVGNSDFAIVDEAYPYIAQRLLTDESPRLRDALRYTIYGKSGVFDAERFIDVMQAFENFITAAKSGGGEDMNGNMAELGILTTSQSEYLLPGIQSVIPQPQQPVQTRAALAFLLSDRGNFFREFLLDEIVKGIDAVTREQLVRTMSILGIQNATPVFSMVPTVGPFKPAALIPSITEEDEVILNNVQMVVEFLTAGSSLSRTSDQGLNIPQIIQELLPVLPGISVKVLPDVLSRLSSRVLARLIRDTFL